A window of the Janthinobacterium agaricidamnosum NBRC 102515 = DSM 9628 genome harbors these coding sequences:
- a CDS encoding YfiR family protein, which yields MAILNWSDRQSPPAHGLWRAIFRCVSPLLFLLLSLLLALCCCGAARAQAQAQAQASGALERQVKAAYLYKFTGFVEWPDGSFTRPDNPLVIGVAGADVLADQLEQTVAGHLANGRAILVRKLRRGDSLAGLHILFIGPMERAPLQEIIAASRGLPLLTVSDSDDAYAQGSMVNFVVVDDKLRFEVALKPVLLSRMKISARLLSAAYKVQTGGL from the coding sequence ATGGCGATTTTGAATTGGAGTGACCGGCAATCCCCGCCCGCCCATGGCCTGTGGCGCGCCATATTCCGCTGCGTGTCTCCGTTGCTGTTCCTGCTCCTTTCGCTGCTGCTGGCATTGTGCTGCTGCGGCGCCGCGCGGGCGCAGGCGCAGGCGCAGGCGCAGGCCAGCGGCGCGCTGGAGCGCCAGGTCAAGGCCGCCTACCTGTATAAATTCACCGGTTTTGTCGAGTGGCCGGACGGCAGTTTTACCCGTCCCGACAATCCGCTGGTGATCGGCGTGGCCGGTGCCGACGTGCTGGCCGATCAGCTGGAACAAACCGTGGCCGGCCACCTGGCCAATGGCCGCGCCATCCTGGTGCGCAAGCTGCGCCGCGGCGACAGTCTGGCCGGCCTGCACATCCTGTTCATCGGCCCGATGGAGCGTGCGCCGCTGCAGGAAATCATCGCCGCCAGCCGCGGCTTGCCGCTGCTGACCGTCAGCGATAGCGACGACGCCTACGCGCAGGGCAGCATGGTCAACTTCGTGGTGGTCGACGACAAGTTGCGTTTCGAAGTGGCGCTCAAACCGGTGCTGTTATCGCGCATGAAAATCAGCGCGCGGCTGCTGTCGGCGGCGTACAAAGTGCAAACGGGGGGCCTGTGA
- a CDS encoding hybrid sensor histidine kinase/response regulator → MIRLRSIRHKLLAVVLLTTLVATMVSLGTIVAYDLRAYHRNLLSDMTTQAELLGHMSAAALTFDDQRLATENLGLLRIRPKVQAGAIYNARGELFATYQTPYRQDPVPARADSAGVRVGDKLLTLSTPIIDNGELIGTVYLRAEYELSGRTFDYLSIGLGVTLLALLVAYLILRRLDHVITQPILDIADVAREVIETRDYSRRARKISDDEVAQLVDSFNKMLAEIEYRTGELESSNAEIAHEARQRASAQQEVMRLNEELELRVQERTMQLEVTNGELAVAMEEARGANQAKSAFLSSMSHELRTPLNAILGFAQILCSDRLPSTLVQKKEFAGHILKSGRHLLTLINEILDLAKVESGTVNLSLEPVGLDEILGECRGMIEPLVAQRGIQVYFPDDGSLNVLADRTRLKQILLNLLSNALKYNRAAGTVHVTCGATAPGTVRISVRDSGIGLTPQQLASLFQPFNRLGQESGPEEGSGIGLVVTKRLVELMRGTIGVDSAAGIGSTFWIDLQAADPVVLPADAAPAAARQDDADVAALPDTPVTLLYVEDNPANLKLVEEIVRFRPGMRLLSAPDGHLGVDMARAHAPQLILMDINLPSVSGYEALKMLSADPRTAHIPVIALTANAMPRDVEKGMAQGFFRYLTKPINIDEFTEAINSTLAHVTQQGRT, encoded by the coding sequence GTGATCCGTTTGCGCTCGATCCGTCACAAGCTGCTGGCGGTGGTCTTGCTGACTACGCTGGTGGCGACCATGGTGTCGCTGGGCACCATCGTGGCCTACGATTTGCGGGCCTACCACCGCAACCTGTTGTCCGACATGACCACCCAGGCCGAATTGCTGGGCCATATGAGCGCGGCCGCGCTGACCTTCGACGACCAGCGCCTTGCCACTGAAAACCTGGGCCTGCTGCGCATCCGGCCCAAGGTGCAGGCCGGCGCGATCTATAACGCGCGCGGCGAACTGTTCGCCACCTACCAGACGCCGTACCGGCAGGATCCGGTGCCGGCGCGCGCCGACAGCGCCGGCGTGCGCGTCGGCGACAAGTTGCTGACGCTATCCACGCCCATCATCGACAATGGCGAATTGATCGGCACCGTGTATTTGCGCGCCGAGTACGAATTGAGCGGGCGCACCTTCGATTATCTGTCGATCGGCCTCGGCGTGACCTTGCTGGCGCTGCTGGTGGCCTACCTGATCCTGCGCCGCCTCGATCATGTGATCACCCAGCCGATACTCGACATCGCCGATGTGGCGCGGGAAGTGATCGAGACGCGCGACTATTCGCGCCGGGCGCGCAAGATCAGCGACGACGAAGTGGCGCAACTGGTCGACTCGTTCAACAAGATGCTGGCCGAAATCGAATACCGCACCGGCGAACTGGAAAGCTCGAACGCCGAAATCGCCCATGAGGCGCGGCAGCGCGCGTCGGCCCAGCAAGAGGTGATGCGGCTCAACGAGGAGCTCGAATTGCGGGTGCAGGAACGCACCATGCAGCTGGAAGTGACCAACGGCGAGCTGGCGGTGGCGATGGAAGAGGCGCGCGGCGCCAACCAGGCCAAGTCGGCCTTCCTGTCGTCGATGAGCCATGAATTGCGCACCCCGCTGAACGCGATCCTCGGCTTTGCGCAAATCCTCTGTTCCGACCGGCTGCCGTCGACGCTGGTGCAAAAGAAGGAATTCGCCGGCCATATCCTGAAGTCCGGCCGTCACCTGCTGACCTTGATCAATGAAATTCTCGACCTGGCCAAGGTCGAGTCGGGCACCGTCAACCTGTCGCTGGAGCCGGTCGGGCTGGACGAGATCCTCGGCGAATGCCGCGGCATGATCGAACCGCTGGTGGCGCAGCGCGGCATTCAAGTCTATTTTCCCGACGATGGCAGCCTGAACGTGCTGGCCGACCGCACCCGCCTGAAGCAGATCTTGCTGAACCTGCTGTCGAACGCGCTCAAGTACAACCGCGCCGCCGGCACCGTGCACGTGACTTGCGGCGCGACGGCGCCGGGCACGGTACGCATCTCGGTGCGCGACAGCGGCATCGGGCTGACGCCGCAACAACTGGCATCGCTGTTCCAGCCATTCAACCGGCTGGGCCAGGAATCCGGGCCGGAAGAGGGCAGCGGCATCGGCCTGGTGGTCACCAAGCGGCTGGTCGAACTGATGCGCGGCACCATCGGGGTCGATAGCGCGGCCGGTATCGGCAGCACCTTCTGGATCGATTTGCAGGCCGCCGATCCGGTGGTCTTGCCGGCCGATGCCGCGCCGGCTGCGGCCCGCCAGGACGATGCTGACGTGGCGGCGCTGCCGGACACGCCGGTGACGCTGCTGTATGTCGAAGACAATCCGGCCAACCTGAAACTGGTCGAGGAAATCGTCCGTTTCCGTCCCGGCATGCGGCTGTTGTCGGCGCCGGACGGCCACCTCGGCGTGGACATGGCGCGGGCCCATGCGCCGCAATTGATTTTGATGGATATCAACCTGCCCAGCGTCAGCGGTTATGAGGCATTGAAAATGCTGTCCGCCGACCCGCGCACCGCGCACATCCCGGTGATCGCGCTGACCGCCAACGCGATGCCGCGCGACGTGGAAAAAGGCATGGCGCAGGGGTTTTTCCGCTATCTGACCAAGCCCATCAACATTGATGAATTCACCGAGGCCATCAATAGCACGCTGGCCCATGTTACACAGCAGGGACGCACATGA
- a CDS encoding EAL domain-containing protein yields the protein MISQAAISALPGVVSGILHAKILIVDDQAVNLRLLEHLLTSAGYTAVSVTSDARGVAAAHRRECYDLIILDMLMPEMSGFDVMEALKPQEAEAYLPVLVVTADPDLKLAALDAGARDFISKPFDSVEVLTRIRNMLEVRLMHRAVRNYNTLLEQAVRQRTAELQRFRSAIDATADAIFLIDAAATRILDANDGACRLLGYSRAELLALAPAVLLPRPPRPRSGAPALTECDIGRRDGSPVPVELCWQWQDGAAATADAAGNAGVALLIAVARDISERRQSQERLKHLANYDSLTGLPNRALFYQTLAQAVELAREKAWRIVVLFIALDRFKGINDTLGAALGDELLRQFSNRLVQCVRLRDTVGRLGNDEFALILTMPRNQQDAVNVANQVREALRAPFDLRGHAATLTASIGIAMYPDDATDPDTLVKYANTAMGGAKQAGRDGYRFFTAGMNVQVLARLDLELALRHALQHDEFVLHYQPKVDLRTGRVSGVEALLRWARPGYGLVAPSEFVPLLEDTGLVVRAGAWVLLEACRQIALWRGSGVGPVRVAVNVSSRQFAEGDLEAEVRHALAHYQVPAELLELELTETALMLNAERTVTLLGNLKRIGVKIAIDDFGTGYSSLSYLQRFPIDKLKIDIAFVRNIVVNPNDAAIALAIISMAHSLKLGVIAEGVESRPQLEYLRRNRCDEIQGYYFSRPLPALELGQLIEAGTGLAPEQDQLAQPAQTLLIVDDDVNVLSALHRLFTPDGYQILTAASPAEGFDMLALHRVHVIVCDQRMPAMSGTEFLSKVKQLYPETIRIILSGYTGLEAVLDSINRGAIYRFYTKPWDDTQLRDNIRLAFHHYWLMNQPGARRLGEPDA from the coding sequence ATGATCAGCCAGGCCGCCATATCCGCGCTACCGGGGGTGGTATCCGGCATACTGCATGCGAAAATCCTGATCGTCGACGACCAGGCCGTCAATTTGCGGCTGCTGGAACATCTGCTGACCAGCGCCGGTTATACGGCGGTCAGCGTCACCAGCGATGCGCGCGGCGTGGCGGCGGCGCACCGCCGCGAATGCTACGACCTGATCATCCTCGACATGCTGATGCCGGAGATGAGCGGCTTCGACGTGATGGAGGCGCTCAAGCCGCAGGAAGCGGAAGCTTATCTGCCGGTGCTGGTGGTGACCGCCGATCCCGACTTGAAACTGGCCGCGCTGGACGCCGGCGCGCGCGACTTCATCAGCAAGCCCTTCGATTCGGTGGAAGTGCTGACGCGCATCCGCAACATGCTGGAAGTGCGGCTGATGCACCGCGCGGTGCGCAACTACAATACCCTGCTGGAGCAGGCGGTACGCCAGCGCACCGCCGAGCTGCAGCGTTTTCGCAGCGCCATCGACGCCACCGCCGACGCCATCTTCCTGATCGACGCCGCCGCTACCCGGATACTGGACGCGAATGACGGCGCCTGCCGCCTGCTCGGTTATTCGCGCGCCGAATTGCTGGCGCTGGCGCCGGCGGTATTGTTGCCCAGGCCGCCCCGGCCGCGCAGCGGCGCGCCGGCATTGACCGAGTGCGACATCGGGCGCCGCGACGGCAGCCCGGTGCCGGTCGAACTGTGCTGGCAATGGCAGGATGGCGCGGCGGCGACCGCCGACGCCGCCGGCAATGCCGGCGTGGCGTTATTGATCGCGGTGGCGCGCGACATCAGCGAGCGGCGCCAGTCGCAGGAGCGGCTGAAACACCTGGCCAACTACGACAGCCTGACCGGCTTGCCGAACCGCGCGCTGTTTTACCAGACGCTGGCGCAGGCGGTCGAACTGGCGCGCGAAAAAGCGTGGCGCATCGTGGTGCTGTTCATCGCGCTGGACCGTTTCAAGGGCATCAACGATACGCTGGGCGCGGCGCTGGGCGACGAATTGCTGCGCCAGTTCAGCAACCGGCTGGTGCAATGCGTGCGCCTGCGCGACACCGTCGGCCGGCTCGGCAACGATGAATTCGCGCTGATCCTGACCATGCCCCGCAACCAGCAGGACGCGGTCAACGTGGCCAACCAGGTGCGCGAAGCATTGCGCGCGCCGTTCGACCTGCGCGGCCACGCGGCGACGCTGACCGCCAGCATCGGCATCGCCATGTACCCGGACGACGCGACCGACCCGGACACGCTGGTCAAGTACGCCAATACCGCGATGGGCGGCGCCAAGCAGGCCGGGCGCGACGGTTACCGCTTTTTCACGGCCGGCATGAACGTGCAGGTGCTGGCCCGGCTGGACCTGGAACTGGCGCTGCGCCACGCGCTGCAGCACGATGAATTCGTGCTGCATTACCAGCCCAAGGTCGACCTGCGTACCGGCCGCGTCAGCGGCGTCGAAGCGCTGCTGCGCTGGGCGCGTCCCGGCTACGGCCTGGTGGCGCCGTCCGAATTCGTGCCGCTGCTGGAAGATACCGGCCTGGTCGTGCGCGCCGGCGCCTGGGTGCTGCTGGAAGCGTGCCGCCAGATCGCGCTGTGGCGCGGTTCCGGGGTCGGCCCGGTGCGGGTGGCGGTGAACGTGTCGAGCCGCCAGTTCGCCGAGGGCGACCTGGAAGCGGAAGTGCGCCACGCGCTGGCCCATTACCAGGTGCCGGCCGAATTGCTGGAACTGGAATTGACCGAAACCGCGCTGATGCTGAACGCCGAGCGCACCGTCACCTTGCTGGGCAATTTGAAACGGATCGGCGTCAAGATCGCCATCGACGATTTCGGCACCGGTTATTCCAGCCTGTCGTATCTGCAGCGCTTCCCGATCGACAAGCTGAAGATCGACATCGCCTTCGTGCGCAACATCGTGGTCAACCCGAACGATGCGGCGATCGCGCTGGCCATCATCAGCATGGCGCACAGCCTGAAACTGGGGGTGATCGCCGAAGGCGTCGAATCGCGTCCGCAGCTGGAATATTTACGGCGCAACCGCTGCGATGAAATCCAGGGCTATTATTTCAGCCGCCCGCTGCCGGCGCTGGAACTGGGCCAGTTGATCGAGGCCGGCACCGGCCTGGCGCCGGAACAGGACCAGCTGGCGCAGCCAGCGCAAACCCTGCTGATCGTCGACGACGACGTGAATGTACTGTCGGCGCTGCACCGCTTGTTTACGCCGGACGGCTACCAGATCCTGACGGCGGCGTCGCCGGCCGAGGGTTTTGACATGCTGGCGCTGCACCGGGTGCACGTGATCGTCTGCGACCAGCGCATGCCGGCCATGAGCGGCACCGAGTTCCTCAGCAAGGTCAAGCAGCTGTACCCGGAAACCATACGGATTATCCTGTCCGGTTATACCGGGCTGGAAGCGGTGCTCGATTCGATCAACCGCGGCGCGATCTACCGTTTTTATACCAAGCCGTGGG